A portion of the Segatella copri DSM 18205 genome contains these proteins:
- the ribD gene encoding bifunctional diaminohydroxyphosphoribosylaminopyrimidine deaminase/5-amino-6-(5-phosphoribosylamino)uracil reductase RibD, whose product MEQNNVSFQNVKTGEPLSQKEIDEMFMRRCLQLAKNGRENAKPNPMVGAVIVSGDGRIIGEGYHVRCGEGHAEVNAFASVKPEDEHLLSQATIYVSLEPCSHYGKTPPCADLIVRKGVKRCVCGCVDPFAKVQGRGIRKIREAGIEVTVGVLEAECLELNKRFITFNTHQRPYIILKWAQTANGFLDNGGRGMAISSPFTKMLSHKLRAENDAILIGRVTDERDHSQLNVRDWSGKDPMRLVIDRHHPCFEGLDFSRGKTEVLQQIMQYLYNNKVQSLIVEGGAITHQAFLDAGLWDEIRAETLLSTSVENSVTSGTPAPMLPHNVRLISHEAYDGNVINTYERM is encoded by the coding sequence ATGGAACAAAATAATGTTTCTTTTCAGAATGTGAAGACGGGCGAACCGTTGTCGCAAAAGGAAATAGACGAAATGTTTATGCGCCGCTGTCTGCAGCTGGCGAAAAACGGAAGAGAGAATGCCAAACCCAATCCGATGGTGGGAGCCGTTATCGTGAGTGGGGATGGCAGAATCATCGGCGAAGGCTATCATGTAAGATGCGGAGAAGGGCATGCTGAAGTCAACGCCTTTGCATCTGTTAAGCCCGAGGATGAGCATCTATTAAGCCAAGCTACCATCTATGTGAGTCTCGAACCCTGCTCTCATTACGGCAAGACGCCGCCTTGCGCCGATTTGATAGTAAGAAAAGGAGTAAAGCGATGCGTTTGCGGCTGCGTAGATCCCTTTGCCAAGGTTCAGGGCCGCGGTATCCGCAAGATTCGCGAGGCAGGCATCGAAGTAACAGTAGGCGTTCTGGAGGCGGAATGTCTCGAACTCAACAAGCGCTTCATCACCTTCAACACCCATCAGCGTCCTTACATCATCCTGAAATGGGCGCAGACCGCGAATGGCTTTCTTGACAACGGGGGTAGGGGTATGGCTATTTCCTCGCCTTTCACCAAGATGCTCTCCCACAAGTTGCGTGCTGAGAACGATGCCATCCTCATAGGCCGCGTAACCGATGAGCGCGACCACAGTCAGCTCAACGTTAGAGATTGGAGCGGCAAGGACCCGATGCGCCTGGTCATCGACCGCCATCATCCTTGTTTCGAAGGTCTGGATTTCTCACGGGGCAAGACGGAAGTGTTGCAGCAAATCATGCAGTACTTATATAATAATAAGGTGCAGTCGCTGATAGTAGAGGGAGGCGCCATCACCCATCAGGCATTCCTCGATGCTGGACTTTGGGATGAAATCAGGGCAGAAACGTTGTTATCCACATCTGTGGAAAACTCCGTAACTTCTGGAACGCCAGCGCCTATGCTTCCTCATAACGTCCGGTTAATCAGCCACGAGGCGTATGATGGAAATGTTATCAATACCTACGAGCGGATGTAA
- the pyrE gene encoding orotate phosphoribosyltransferase, which produces MDKLKKEFASKLLKVKAIKLQPNDPFTWASGWKSPFYCDNRKTLSFPELRNYVKLELVHAILEQFPEADAVAGVATGAIAQGALVADELNMPFVYVRSKPKDHGMQNLIEGQLDPKAKVVVVEDLISTGGSSLKAVEALRKNGNEIVGMVASYTYGFPIAEKAFADANVKLVTLTDYEHVVAEALETGYIKQEDVELLHEWRKDPANWKK; this is translated from the coding sequence ATGGACAAACTGAAGAAAGAATTCGCATCTAAGTTATTGAAAGTAAAGGCTATCAAGTTGCAGCCTAATGATCCATTCACATGGGCTTCTGGCTGGAAGTCACCATTCTATTGCGATAACCGCAAGACTCTCTCATTCCCAGAACTCCGCAATTATGTAAAGCTTGAGCTCGTTCACGCTATCCTGGAGCAGTTCCCAGAGGCTGATGCTGTAGCCGGAGTAGCTACTGGTGCCATCGCGCAGGGTGCTTTGGTTGCTGACGAACTGAACATGCCTTTCGTATACGTTCGTTCTAAACCAAAGGATCACGGTATGCAGAACCTCATCGAAGGTCAGCTCGACCCTAAGGCTAAGGTTGTGGTAGTAGAAGACTTGATTTCTACCGGCGGCAGCTCTCTCAAGGCAGTAGAAGCTCTCCGCAAGAACGGCAACGAGATTGTGGGCATGGTAGCTAGCTACACCTATGGTTTCCCTATCGCCGAGAAGGCTTTTGCTGATGCTAACGTAAAGCTGGTTACTTTGACCGACTATGAGCACGTAGTGGCAGAGGCTCTGGAGACGGGCTATATCAAGCAGGAAGATGTAGAGCTGCTCCACGAGTGGCGCAAGGACCCAGCTAACTGGAAGAAGTAA
- a CDS encoding efflux RND transporter periplasmic adaptor subunit gives MDIKIEKKKYLVPRKYWAWIGGGAVLIAVLIWLGLSNFSSTLKVDRKGLSIGTVEKAQFNDYVSVDGQVVPISVVQISSEEGGIVLEKVVDEGAHVNKGDVIVKLSNSNLDLEILNAESELAEKQDMLRNTQISMEQDRLNNSNEELSLSQDVITKRRSYQHQEALHKEELNSREEYLKAKEDYDLAVKKHALISKRLKKDAQLRRSQMDQMGDNLEAMQKNVQLVRQRKEKLNIRSTISGEIGLLDVELGQSIQAGQKIGVINDLSDFKVQAQVDEHYIDRVKPGLTATFDQNGKHYLLQVRKVYPEVRDGRFRIDFVFKGVRPGNIRTGQTYYVDLQLGQSKQAIIIPKGTFYSVTGGQWIFVLDKSGKKAYRRKITIGRQNPQYYEVIEGLEPGEQVIVSGYEAYKDNDVLVFN, from the coding sequence ATGGATATAAAAATAGAAAAGAAAAAATATCTCGTGCCTCGCAAGTACTGGGCATGGATTGGCGGAGGAGCGGTTTTGATCGCAGTCCTCATTTGGTTGGGATTGAGCAATTTCTCTTCCACTCTGAAGGTGGACAGGAAGGGATTGAGCATCGGAACCGTGGAGAAGGCGCAGTTCAACGATTATGTTTCGGTGGATGGACAGGTGGTTCCTATCTCCGTGGTGCAGATCAGTTCCGAGGAAGGCGGTATTGTTCTGGAGAAAGTGGTGGATGAAGGTGCCCACGTGAACAAGGGTGATGTGATCGTGAAACTGAGCAATTCGAATCTCGACCTGGAGATTCTGAATGCCGAAAGCGAACTTGCCGAAAAGCAGGACATGCTTCGCAACACCCAGATTTCGATGGAGCAGGACCGTCTGAACAATAGCAACGAGGAACTGTCGCTTTCGCAGGATGTCATTACCAAGCGCCGTTCCTATCAGCATCAGGAGGCGTTGCACAAGGAAGAACTCAATTCGCGCGAGGAGTATCTGAAGGCTAAGGAAGATTACGACCTTGCCGTCAAGAAGCATGCGCTCATCAGCAAGCGATTGAAGAAGGATGCACAGCTCCGCCGTTCGCAGATGGATCAGATGGGCGATAATCTGGAAGCCATGCAGAAGAATGTGCAACTGGTTCGCCAGCGCAAGGAGAAGCTGAACATCCGCAGCACCATTTCGGGTGAAATCGGCTTGCTAGATGTGGAGCTGGGACAGAGCATCCAGGCTGGACAGAAGATTGGAGTCATCAACGACCTCAGCGATTTCAAGGTGCAGGCGCAGGTGGATGAGCATTACATTGACCGGGTAAAACCGGGACTTACTGCCACTTTCGACCAGAACGGTAAGCATTATCTCCTGCAGGTTCGCAAGGTTTATCCCGAGGTAAGAGACGGCAGATTCCGCATCGACTTCGTCTTCAAAGGCGTTCGCCCAGGCAACATCCGAACCGGTCAGACTTATTATGTAGATTTGCAGCTCGGTCAGTCTAAGCAGGCAATAATTATCCCTAAAGGCACGTTCTATAGTGTAACGGGTGGTCAATGGATTTTTGTATTAGACAAGAGTGGCAAGAAGGCTTATCGCCGAAAGATCACCATCGGTCGCCAGAATCCTCAGTATTATGAGGTGATTGAAGGTTTGGAGCCGGGTGAGCAGGTTATCGTTAGCGGCTATGAAGCCTATAAGGATAATGATGTCTTAGTTTTTAATTAG
- a CDS encoding ComF family protein — translation MICIKCLFRMPGTDTWKQPYDNEMAKLFWHLIPIERCCALFHHISHATSARAVYQLKYMHHPEMGIYLGRMLAKKGLGIQFFDGIDAIIPIPLTRKREKERGYNQSLLIAKGIQQLTHLTIIKDAVRRKKFSESQTHKNRQERQENVSQVFEAAATYHDGQGEHPITQLEGKHILIIDDVCTTGATIISCAETLIKAAGKMKISVLTVGFAHD, via the coding sequence ATGATATGCATAAAATGTCTGTTCCGCATGCCGGGAACCGATACCTGGAAACAGCCCTACGACAACGAGATGGCAAAACTCTTCTGGCATCTGATTCCCATCGAACGCTGCTGCGCTCTCTTCCATCACATCAGCCATGCCACATCGGCTAGAGCCGTCTACCAGCTGAAATACATGCATCATCCAGAAATGGGAATCTATCTGGGCAGAATGCTGGCAAAGAAGGGGTTAGGCATTCAGTTCTTCGACGGAATAGACGCCATCATCCCCATCCCGCTCACCCGAAAACGAGAAAAAGAACGCGGCTATAACCAGAGCCTTCTCATCGCCAAAGGCATCCAGCAACTCACCCATCTGACCATCATCAAGGATGCCGTAAGAAGGAAAAAGTTTAGCGAAAGCCAAACCCACAAGAACCGGCAGGAAAGACAGGAAAACGTGAGCCAGGTTTTTGAAGCCGCAGCAACCTATCATGACGGGCAGGGCGAGCACCCCATCACGCAACTTGAGGGCAAACATATCCTCATCATCGACGACGTATGCACCACCGGAGCCACCATCATCTCCTGTGCGGAAACCCTGATAAAAGCAGCCGGAAAGATGAAGATAAGCGTGCTGACTGTAGGTTTCGCACACGACTAA
- a CDS encoding regulatory protein RecX, whose amino-acid sequence MFKSQSSKYKKPMTEQQALLKLTTLCTQAEHCSQEMIDKMKKWELPEDAIARNMEFLTEKKFIDDERFARFFINDKIKYNKWGRRKVEQALWMKHIPKDISDPIFEEIEDDLYMETLLPLMKNKYKTIKAKNDYERSMKLIRFALGRGYNMEVIHKCIDRMKEEDLGDIDFEEEF is encoded by the coding sequence ATGTTCAAATCTCAAAGTTCAAAGTATAAAAAGCCGATGACCGAGCAGCAGGCGCTCCTGAAGCTCACCACCCTCTGCACCCAAGCCGAACATTGCTCGCAAGAGATGATCGACAAGATGAAGAAGTGGGAACTGCCCGAAGATGCCATCGCCAGAAACATGGAATTCCTGACCGAGAAGAAATTCATCGACGACGAACGTTTCGCACGCTTCTTTATCAACGACAAGATAAAATACAACAAGTGGGGACGCCGGAAGGTGGAACAGGCGCTGTGGATGAAACATATTCCGAAGGACATCTCTGACCCTATCTTCGAAGAGATTGAAGACGACCTGTATATGGAAACCCTCCTGCCCCTGATGAAAAACAAATATAAAACCATCAAGGCAAAGAACGACTATGAACGCTCGATGAAACTCATCCGCTTTGCCCTGGGAAGAGGATACAACATGGAGGTTATCCACAAATGCATCGACCGGATGAAGGAAGAAGATCTGGGAGACATCGATTTCGAAGAGGAATTCTAA
- the prmC gene encoding peptide chain release factor N(5)-glutamine methyltransferase: MKTYQQLWQSITPLYEAGEAQAIVRTVLDVKYGMTLTDIICGKVNELSADEERKLEEIIRRLQKGEPVQYVLGEADFAGRTFHVEPGVLIPRPETAELCEWIEKDATENKGITEGENEENAIRILDICTGSGCIAITLGLDIGGSEVTGWDISEDALKIAQGNVALLDAGNVKIEYQDALKLAETSDAGRWNIIVSNPPYICEKEKADMEKNVLEHEPGIALFVPDEEPLKFYRAIAEYASSALKSGGALYFEINPIYEKETREMLEGLGFKAIDTKEDAFGKQRMMRAGKS, translated from the coding sequence ATGAAAACGTATCAACAACTTTGGCAATCCATTACCCCTCTATATGAGGCGGGCGAAGCACAGGCTATCGTCCGCACCGTGCTCGATGTAAAGTACGGAATGACGCTGACCGACATAATCTGCGGCAAAGTTAATGAATTATCTGCAGATGAAGAAAGAAAACTGGAAGAAATTATCAGAAGATTGCAAAAAGGCGAACCTGTACAGTATGTTCTGGGCGAAGCTGACTTTGCAGGAAGAACCTTCCATGTAGAGCCGGGCGTGCTGATTCCGAGACCCGAAACGGCGGAACTCTGCGAGTGGATAGAAAAAGATGCGACTGAAAACAAAGGGATTACGGAAGGAGAGAATGAAGAAAACGCCATCCGCATCCTGGACATCTGTACGGGTTCGGGCTGCATCGCCATTACGTTGGGACTGGACATCGGCGGCTCGGAGGTTACGGGTTGGGATATTTCGGAAGATGCCTTGAAGATAGCACAGGGAAATGTTGCGCTTCTGGATGCCGGTAACGTAAAAATAGAATATCAGGATGCCCTGAAGTTGGCGGAAACATCGGATGCCGGAAGATGGAACATCATCGTGAGCAATCCCCCGTATATCTGCGAAAAAGAGAAAGCGGATATGGAGAAGAATGTGTTGGAACACGAACCCGGAATCGCCCTCTTCGTGCCCGATGAAGAGCCTCTGAAGTTCTACAGAGCCATCGCCGAATATGCCTCTTCTGCCCTCAAATCCGGAGGTGCATTATACTTCGAAATCAATCCTATCTACGAAAAAGAAACAAGGGAAATGCTGGAAGGATTGGGGTTTAAAGCTATTGATACAAAGGAAGATGCCTTCGGAAAGCAGAGAATGATGCGAGCCGGAAAATCATAA
- a CDS encoding TolC family protein: MKRIGILIGWLVWAAGVSAQSWSLDDCMKYAVEHATEVKREVVNARQRKQDYQHAVAGFLPTVTGGVQGQYAWGRNIDPETNTYNHVTTFNNYYQLYAELNVFDGFATINALKQAKLSRDYSATAMQKIQDDRAIDVMQKYVDAAYAEASIQIASEKLNESKRMLAKMKRLYELGEKGRPDVVQMESQVAEDEYNLTHQENVAKQSLLALKSAMNFPVDEELKIQITEERNLKLKAENKEVPESGVNYETVYQGFQHISPDLKSAEYEVERARYDYKIAKGRLLPSLSLGGGISTNYYKNLSQKGQYDGFASQFRNNQGEYLALTLSIPIYNSDRWHSVKKARNDWQLAQVNLEETRRKLHDQIAQAVMDAEGYAKELHQMQKKVASDSLAYHMSSRKFEEGMLSTFDLHTAAQTLLESRIKELQMQMLLIIKQRLVGYYQGENLIK, from the coding sequence ATGAAAAGAATAGGAATATTGATAGGATGGTTGGTCTGGGCGGCTGGAGTCTCGGCACAGAGCTGGAGCCTTGACGACTGTATGAAATACGCCGTGGAGCACGCCACGGAGGTGAAGCGGGAGGTGGTGAATGCCCGCCAGCGCAAGCAGGATTACCAGCATGCTGTGGCTGGATTCCTGCCTACCGTTACGGGTGGCGTACAGGGACAGTACGCCTGGGGACGAAACATCGACCCAGAAACCAATACTTATAATCATGTAACGACATTCAACAACTACTATCAGCTTTATGCCGAACTGAATGTCTTCGATGGTTTCGCCACCATCAACGCCTTGAAGCAGGCTAAGCTGAGCCGTGATTATTCAGCCACGGCGATGCAGAAGATTCAGGACGACCGAGCCATCGACGTGATGCAGAAATATGTGGATGCTGCCTATGCGGAGGCAAGCATTCAGATAGCAAGCGAGAAACTGAACGAAAGCAAGCGGATGCTGGCTAAGATGAAGCGCCTGTATGAGCTGGGCGAGAAGGGACGCCCGGATGTGGTGCAGATGGAATCGCAGGTGGCGGAAGATGAATACAATCTTACGCATCAGGAGAATGTGGCAAAACAGAGTCTGCTCGCCTTGAAATCCGCGATGAATTTTCCGGTGGATGAAGAGCTGAAAATCCAGATAACTGAAGAGCGGAATCTGAAGCTAAAGGCAGAAAATAAAGAGGTTCCTGAATCTGGAGTAAACTACGAAACCGTTTACCAGGGCTTCCAGCATATTTCTCCCGATTTGAAGTCGGCAGAATACGAAGTGGAGCGGGCACGGTATGATTACAAGATAGCAAAAGGCAGATTGCTGCCATCACTCTCTCTCGGTGGCGGCATTTCTACCAACTATTATAAGAATCTCTCTCAGAAAGGGCAATACGATGGGTTTGCCTCGCAGTTTCGCAACAATCAGGGCGAATACCTCGCGTTGACCCTTTCCATCCCTATTTATAATAGCGACCGCTGGCACAGCGTGAAGAAGGCACGCAACGACTGGCAACTGGCACAGGTGAACCTGGAGGAAACCCGTCGCAAGCTTCACGACCAGATAGCCCAGGCGGTAATGGATGCAGAGGGTTACGCCAAGGAGTTGCATCAGATGCAGAAGAAGGTGGCCTCAGATTCGCTCGCCTATCACATGTCGAGCCGGAAGTTTGAAGAAGGAATGCTTTCCACCTTCGATCTTCATACCGCAGCCCAGACGCTTCTGGAAAGCAGAATCAAGGAACTCCAGATGCAGATGTTGCTCATCATCAAACAGAGGTTAGTAGGTTATTATCAGGGAGAAAATTTAATTAAATAA